A part of Planococcus sp. MB-3u-03 genomic DNA contains:
- a CDS encoding substrate-binding domain-containing protein produces the protein MKKLLLILLSFVTIFGLAACGSTENESSGSTDEGSGDGDMTIGISLPSATHGWMGALIDSAEKQAMELKESEGIDYVMTNAADPNKQANDVDDLIAQGVDVIVMLPIESAALSPVGQKIKDAGIPLVIVDRELENDAATVVVKGDNEGIGVNAGKYFVEQLNGEGKIVEITGPPSSVTEQRGSGFKEAVEGQEGMEIIASQSGDFSTEKSLEVMQNILQANPEIDAVFTQDDGMALGVMQAIKEAGRTDIQFVTGAGGAKGVFEDIQNDGLMKATFLYSPTMVEDAVTIAGDLAQGEEPAESMVVKEATQVTKENVDEYYDPESKF, from the coding sequence GTGAAAAAACTATTGCTCATTTTATTGTCTTTCGTAACGATTTTTGGACTCGCGGCATGCGGCAGCACGGAAAACGAAAGTTCGGGTTCAACGGATGAAGGTTCAGGCGACGGGGATATGACGATCGGCATCTCGCTTCCTTCGGCAACACACGGTTGGATGGGTGCCTTGATCGACAGTGCCGAGAAACAGGCGATGGAGTTGAAGGAATCAGAAGGCATTGATTACGTCATGACCAACGCAGCAGACCCGAACAAACAAGCGAATGACGTGGATGATTTGATCGCACAAGGTGTGGACGTCATTGTCATGCTGCCGATTGAATCCGCAGCGCTGAGCCCAGTCGGCCAGAAAATCAAAGATGCAGGCATCCCGCTCGTCATCGTTGACCGCGAACTGGAAAACGATGCAGCGACAGTGGTTGTCAAAGGGGATAACGAAGGAATCGGCGTCAATGCCGGCAAATACTTCGTTGAGCAATTGAATGGCGAAGGGAAAATCGTTGAAATCACTGGGCCGCCGAGTTCGGTAACGGAACAGCGGGGATCCGGATTTAAAGAAGCAGTTGAAGGGCAGGAAGGCATGGAAATCATCGCTTCGCAAAGCGGCGACTTTTCCACTGAGAAATCATTGGAAGTCATGCAAAACATTTTGCAAGCCAATCCTGAAATCGATGCCGTTTTCACTCAAGATGATGGCATGGCATTAGGCGTCATGCAGGCTATTAAAGAAGCAGGCCGGACGGATATCCAATTTGTCACAGGGGCAGGCGGCGCGAAAGGCGTATTCGAAGACATCCAAAACGACGGGCTGATGAAAGCGACGTTCTTGTATTCACCGACCATGGTCGAAGATGCAGTGACGATCGCTGGTGATTTGGCGCAAGGTGAGGAGCCGGCTGAATCGATGGTCGTCAAGGAAGCGACGCAAGTGACCAAAGAAAATGTGGATGAGTATTACGATCCGGAATCGAAATTCTAA
- a CDS encoding LacI family DNA-binding transcriptional regulator gives MANIQQVAKHAGVSVATVSRVLNGHDKVTAKTKLKVEEAIQYLNYEPSMLGRNLRNSESRIVLILIPTISNPFYFEIIKGIENMALSQNYSILLCETDSKPEKEEIYFDLVRKKMADGIISMDPAVNVETLKELAEHYAIIQCSEYGGGIGIPYVTIDSEEASYRAVKHLIQIGHKKIALMNSDEKFLYARERRMGYERALREHDIPVNGDYIFYTHELGFEQGQMAMKKILRLEDRPTAVFAVSDLLAIGALKEITAAGLHVPNDVAVVGFDKIDFSNMTNPALTTVAQPMYKMGTVAARMLIEKIQGKTVDSVVLGHELVIRESTTG, from the coding sequence ATGGCAAACATACAACAAGTAGCGAAGCATGCAGGGGTTTCAGTCGCCACGGTATCCCGGGTATTGAACGGCCACGACAAAGTAACGGCCAAAACGAAACTGAAAGTGGAGGAGGCGATCCAGTACTTGAACTACGAGCCGAGCATGCTCGGCCGGAATTTGCGAAATTCGGAAAGCCGTATTGTGCTGATCTTGATCCCGACGATCTCCAACCCGTTTTATTTTGAAATCATCAAAGGAATCGAGAATATGGCGCTCAGCCAGAATTACAGCATCCTGTTGTGCGAAACGGATTCCAAGCCTGAAAAGGAGGAGATATATTTCGATTTGGTTCGCAAGAAAATGGCGGATGGCATCATTTCGATGGACCCGGCAGTGAATGTCGAGACCTTGAAAGAACTCGCAGAACACTACGCCATCATCCAGTGCAGCGAATACGGGGGCGGCATCGGCATCCCGTATGTCACGATCGACAGCGAGGAAGCGTCTTACCGCGCCGTGAAGCATTTGATCCAGATCGGCCACAAAAAAATCGCATTGATGAATTCCGATGAAAAATTCCTGTATGCCAGGGAGCGGCGGATGGGCTATGAACGGGCATTGCGTGAACACGACATTCCAGTGAATGGCGATTATATTTTCTACACGCATGAGCTCGGTTTCGAGCAGGGCCAGATGGCGATGAAGAAAATACTGCGCCTCGAAGACCGGCCGACTGCCGTATTTGCGGTATCGGATTTACTGGCGATCGGCGCCTTGAAAGAAATCACTGCCGCCGGTTTGCACGTGCCGAATGATGTCGCGGTCGTCGGGTTCGACAAGATCGATTTCTCCAATATGACCAATCCGGCATTGACTACCGTCGCCCAGCCGATGTACAAAATGGGAACGGTCGCAGCGCGTATGCTGATCGAGAAGATCCAAGGAAAAACCGTCGACAGCGTAGTGCTGGGCCATGAACTGGTCATCCGGGAATCGACCACCGGCTAA
- the ahpC gene encoding alkyl hydroperoxide reductase subunit C, giving the protein MSLIGKEIQPFNASAYQAASGEFIEVTEENMKGQWSVVCFYPADFTFVCPTELEDLQSQYATLKELGVEVYSVSTDTHFTHKAWHDHSDAIGKIEYTMIGDPSQRISRGFDVLNEEEGLAQRGTFIVDPEGIVQAAEINADGIGRDASTLVGKIKAAQYVRNNPGEVCPAKWEEGGDTLKPSLDLVGKI; this is encoded by the coding sequence ATGTCTTTGATCGGAAAAGAAATCCAACCATTTAACGCGTCAGCTTACCAGGCGGCGAGCGGCGAATTTATCGAGGTCACGGAAGAAAACATGAAAGGCCAATGGAGCGTCGTGTGCTTCTACCCAGCAGATTTCACGTTCGTTTGCCCAACTGAACTTGAAGACCTCCAAAGCCAATACGCAACATTGAAAGAGCTTGGCGTTGAAGTATACTCTGTTTCTACAGACACTCACTTCACTCACAAAGCTTGGCACGACCATTCAGATGCAATCGGCAAAATCGAATACACCATGATCGGTGACCCATCGCAGCGCATTTCACGCGGATTCGATGTTCTTAACGAAGAAGAAGGCCTTGCACAGCGCGGCACATTCATCGTTGACCCAGAAGGCATCGTCCAAGCTGCAGAAATCAACGCAGACGGCATCGGCCGCGACGCAAGCACGCTTGTCGGCAAAATCAAAGCAGCACAATATGTGCGCAACAACCCAGGCGAAGTATGCCCGGCTAAATGGGAAGAAGGCGGCGACACATTGAAGCCAAGCCTTGACCTTGTAGGCAAAATTTAA
- the ahpF gene encoding alkyl hydroperoxide reductase subunit F: protein MILDAQIKSQLEQYLQLLEGDVLLQVSAGSDKVSTDMVDLVEELSAMSPRIQMERTELERTPSFSVTRPGEEIGITFAGIPLGHEFTSLVLALLQVSGRAPKADPKTMDQIKNLEGSYHFESYISLSCQNCPEVVQSLNLMSVLNPNITHTMIDGAAFKEEVERKDIMAVPTVFLNGESFASGRMSLEELLAKLGSAPDASEFEDKEPFDVLVVGGGPAGASAAIYAARKGIRTGIVAERFGGQVMDTLSIENFVSVKHTEGPKFAASLEEHVKEYDIELMNLQRAKRLEKKELFELELENGAVVKGKTVILSTGARWRNIGVPGEEEFKNKGVAYCPHCDGPLFAGKDVAVIGGGNSGVEAAIDLAGITNHVTVLEYNAELKADSVLQDRLKSLPNVTVLTNARTQEITGTDKVNGLSYIDLQTGEEKHVELSGVFVQIGLVPNTDWLGDFVERTAHGEIIIDQRGATNMPGVFAAGDCTNIPYKQIIISMGSGATASLSAFDHLIRSDIPVLV, encoded by the coding sequence ATGATACTAGATGCGCAAATCAAATCTCAATTAGAGCAATACTTGCAGCTATTGGAAGGCGACGTGCTGCTCCAAGTGAGCGCCGGATCCGATAAGGTATCAACAGATATGGTCGATTTGGTGGAAGAACTGTCCGCCATGTCCCCGCGCATTCAAATGGAGCGCACGGAGCTTGAGAGAACCCCGAGCTTCAGCGTCACCCGTCCTGGAGAAGAAATCGGCATCACTTTCGCCGGCATCCCGCTTGGCCATGAGTTCACTTCGCTCGTCCTTGCCCTGTTGCAAGTGAGCGGACGCGCGCCAAAAGCCGACCCGAAAACGATGGACCAGATCAAAAACCTGGAAGGTTCTTATCATTTTGAATCCTATATCAGCTTGAGCTGCCAGAACTGCCCGGAAGTCGTGCAATCACTTAATTTGATGAGCGTCCTCAACCCGAACATCACGCACACGATGATCGACGGCGCTGCCTTCAAAGAAGAAGTCGAACGCAAAGACATCATGGCTGTTCCAACCGTTTTCTTGAACGGCGAATCGTTCGCAAGCGGACGCATGTCGCTTGAAGAATTGCTCGCAAAACTTGGCAGCGCACCGGATGCATCCGAATTCGAAGACAAAGAGCCGTTTGACGTGCTCGTCGTCGGCGGCGGCCCGGCTGGAGCCAGCGCAGCGATCTATGCGGCACGTAAAGGCATCCGCACAGGCATCGTCGCGGAGCGTTTCGGTGGCCAGGTGATGGATACCTTAAGCATCGAGAACTTCGTCAGCGTTAAGCATACAGAAGGCCCGAAATTTGCGGCAAGCCTCGAAGAGCATGTGAAAGAATACGATATCGAGCTGATGAACTTGCAGCGTGCGAAACGCTTGGAGAAAAAAGAGCTGTTCGAGCTTGAACTCGAAAACGGCGCTGTCGTCAAAGGCAAGACCGTCATTCTTTCAACAGGTGCCCGCTGGCGCAATATCGGCGTTCCTGGCGAAGAGGAATTCAAGAACAAAGGCGTGGCGTACTGCCCGCATTGCGACGGCCCGTTATTTGCCGGCAAAGACGTCGCGGTCATCGGCGGCGGCAATTCCGGCGTCGAAGCGGCGATCGACCTTGCAGGCATCACGAATCACGTGACGGTGCTGGAATACAACGCAGAGCTTAAAGCGGATTCCGTTTTGCAGGACCGCCTGAAGAGCCTGCCGAATGTCACGGTGCTGACGAATGCACGCACACAGGAAATTACCGGCACCGATAAAGTGAACGGCCTTTCCTATATCGACCTTCAAACCGGCGAAGAAAAGCATGTCGAACTATCCGGCGTCTTCGTCCAAATCGGCCTCGTGCCAAACACCGACTGGCTCGGTGACTTCGTCGAGCGCACAGCGCACGGCGAGATCATCATCGACCAGCGCGGCGCAACGAATATGCCGGGCGTGTTTGCGGCAGGCGACTGCACGAACATCCCGTACAAACAGATCATCATTTCGATGGGCTCTGGCGCAACGGCTTCACTGAGCGCGTTCGACCACCTTATCCGAAGCGATATCCCTGTTTTGGTGTAA
- a CDS encoding nucleoside deaminase has protein sequence MITEKDLQYLQRCVELAEQALGKGDEPFGSVLVSAQGEVLFEDHNHVAGGDHTQHPEFAIARWAAEHMAPHERAEAIVYTSGEHCPMCAAAHGWVGLGRIVYASSSKQLGEWMQELGAEPSPVRNLSIPEILKDPNVDGPVPELAEQVHQLHRRLHKSKQ, from the coding sequence ATGATAACTGAAAAAGATTTACAGTATTTGCAGCGCTGCGTAGAACTCGCCGAACAAGCACTGGGAAAAGGGGACGAGCCGTTTGGTTCAGTTCTCGTATCAGCACAGGGAGAGGTGCTGTTCGAAGACCATAACCACGTGGCAGGCGGCGACCATACGCAGCATCCAGAATTCGCGATTGCGCGCTGGGCGGCAGAACACATGGCGCCACATGAACGGGCCGAGGCAATCGTCTATACATCAGGCGAGCATTGCCCGATGTGTGCGGCTGCGCATGGCTGGGTCGGGCTCGGCCGCATCGTCTACGCGAGTTCGTCGAAGCAATTAGGCGAGTGGATGCAAGAGCTGGGCGCGGAACCTTCGCCTGTCCGCAATTTGTCCATCCCTGAAATCCTGAAAGACCCGAACGTCGACGGGCCAGTACCGGAGCTGGCGGAACAAGTGCACCAGCTTCACCGGCGTTTGCACAAATCGAAACAGTAA
- a CDS encoding RsiV family protein, with amino-acid sequence MASKLSIIGIVSVAVVTGCAEPVEVEEIVVAQEDDGMVLDITVPQVEGLDGFNEQAMRLGEQLEGQIRQSEQAVEEGEADLHAEGVLSFETKLLNEKVISILFDGFYSLAGIPRTVHYKETLNYELQSGSAIGIAELFEEENYEDDLLAATNLEMEASGLKENLSFPFDQVKEEQQFYLTEQELVLVFDQYEITAGSMGTQEVAIPKSELENLKDVYK; translated from the coding sequence ATGGCGAGCAAATTGTCCATAATCGGTATAGTCTCAGTTGCGGTTGTGACGGGCTGTGCAGAGCCTGTGGAAGTGGAAGAGATCGTGGTGGCTCAGGAAGACGACGGAATGGTTTTGGATATCACGGTGCCGCAAGTGGAAGGGCTGGATGGATTCAACGAACAGGCGATGAGGCTTGGTGAACAGTTGGAGGGGCAAATCAGACAGTCTGAGCAAGCGGTAGAGGAAGGAGAGGCCGACTTACATGCAGAAGGCGTGCTGAGTTTTGAGACGAAACTCCTTAATGAAAAAGTCATCAGTATATTGTTCGACGGCTTTTATTCCCTGGCTGGCATTCCTCGTACGGTGCACTACAAAGAGACTCTAAACTATGAATTGCAGTCGGGTTCAGCTATAGGAATAGCTGAGTTGTTTGAAGAAGAGAATTACGAAGACGATCTTTTGGCTGCAACGAATCTAGAGATGGAGGCAAGTGGCCTAAAGGAGAACCTGTCTTTTCCGTTCGACCAAGTTAAAGAAGAGCAGCAATTCTATTTAACCGAACAAGAGTTAGTTCTAGTGTTTGACCAATACGAAATCACTGCAGGATCTATGGGGACGCAAGAAGTGGCCATTCCAAAGAGCGAGTTAGAGAATTTAAAAGATGTTTATAAATGA